From Antedon mediterranea chromosome 9, ecAntMedi1.1, whole genome shotgun sequence, a single genomic window includes:
- the LOC140058603 gene encoding slowpoke-binding protein-like encodes MSDTLWISIGIGLGSTVVLLFFIVLFVWCYRRRSRYEYTPLRGDDVALPTKWKKEKEAEEDQKRESALLNCQFFLRANVGKYSYSEYLKQIGSRLDRQWFIVRHVQMRKDMLLTVTPKSPDCKLPFDSSSNSQGLADLLQAIKHPYIWPVSDLVLQKEQQIAIVLQPFNSKGSLKDLIRNTRPQSAWSAKTTTQNKGLSLKQIRLYGRQILEALIYLKENNFPPHKHLHSGNVIYKSGVCYLSGLDNMFLGYSSSLQHLLYRKIRNNIEALDVLCFGHLLFEMTCGRELDSAHPDSDDYAQCKHPEVKEVLEFIFNKSKEYPSIGEVAGHDFFTSCNLVELKTNPPQPIKLSSGMKSIMKVIHKSKLPKISTENGEKKQVNGESKRLQREASKTNVKESNQNKSKKKGDSEGRKRKTSRTTTAPQIHAPPPPPPPPPAPLTAPPPPPAPPVSIKQPSSGPRTALLTDIRKGMKLKKTDTFDKSSPKV; translated from the exons ATGTCAGACACATTATGg atTTCAATTGGCATCGGTCTAGGCTCAACTGTcgttcttttatttttcatagtacTGTTTGTGTGGTGTTATCG GAGACGGAGTCGCTATGAATATACACCATTAAGAGGGGATGATGTTGCATTACCAACAAAATGGAAAAAGGAGAAAGAGGCAGAGGAGGACCAGAAAAGAG aaTCTGCACTTTTAAACTGCCAGTTTTTTCTTCGGGCAAATGTGGGAAAGTACTCCTACAGTGAATACTTAAAACAAATTG GTAGTAGACTTGATCGACAATGGTTTATTGTTCGCCACGTACAAATGAGGAAGGACATGTTGCTAACAGTGACACCAAAGTCACCTGATTGTAAACTTCCCTTTGATTCGTCTTCTAATTCGCAAGGGTTGGCTGACTTACTACAAGCAATAAag CATCCATATATTTGGCCAGTCAGCGACCTTGTTTTACAGAAAGAGCAACAGATAGCTATTGTATTACAGCCTTTTAATAGCAAGGGCTCCCTCAAGGACCTTATTAGAAAC ACGCGTCCACAGTCAGCATGGTCGGCTAAAACTACAACACAAAATAAAGGActttcattaaaacaaattcgATTGTATGGACGTCAAATATTAGAG GCTCTTATAtacttaaaagaaaataattttccACCTCATAAACATTTACATTCTGGTAATGTAATATACAAGAGTGGTGTTTGTTATTTGTCCGGCCTTGACAACATGTTTCTTGGTTATTCTTCGTCGTTACAACACCTTCTATATCGTAAAATTCGCAATAATATTGAAGCTCTAGATGTTTTGTGTTTTG GGCATCTACTTTTTGAGATGACGTGTGGTAGGGAATTAGACTCCGCACATCCAGACAGCGATGATTACGCTCAATGTAAACATCCAGAAGTAAAAgag GTTCTTGAGTTTATCTTCAACAAATCTAAAGAGTATCCTTCAATTGGAGAGGTCGCAGGTCACGACTTCTTCACATCGTGCAATCTGGTTGAATTGAAAACAAACCCACCACAACCA ataaaACTGTCTTCTGGAATGAAAAGCATAATGAAAGTAATCCATAAAAGCAAACTACCAAA AATTAGTACAGAAAATGGGGAGAAGAAGCAAGTGAATGGAGAAAGCAAACGCCTACAAAGAGAAGCAAGCAAAACGAATGTGAAAGAGTCAAATCAAAACAA ATCAAAGAAGAAAGGAGACAGCGAAGGTAGAAAAAGGAAAACAAGTCGCACAACTACAGCCCCACAGATTCATGCTCCGCCACCACCACCTCCTCCTCCACCAGCACCACTAACAGCCCCTCCTCCTCCTCCAGCACCGCCAGTCAGTATTAAGCAGCCTTCAAGTGGGCCTAGAACTGCTCTACTGACTGACATCAGAAAAGGAATGAAATTAAAGAAGACCGACACGTTTGATAAAAGTTCTCCAAAAGTTTGa
- the LOC140059151 gene encoding alpha-N-acetylgalactosaminide alpha-2,6-sialyltransferase 2-like — protein sequence MSWGRLYQRFICVCIISILLCFFIVYQLQPNPSANSSNKGEVDSLLIREIEYDRPPKEDVKEYDRPPKEDVAEYDRPPKEDVVEYDKPPKEDVVEHDKPPKEDVNITSNRSNREKPIKNKPELLRPQQFGKMVHFATNDSMFDFRTKIDFKPTTCPNSIQKKLQQSKWASEMFLPNITMAMHEGAMSEEEYNRLHAFGMPFGLSFRDDLLYSDLQAILSKLPRVDSILDFSGKERPSCLSCAVVGNGGILNGSKLGKEIDEHDLVFRVNHAIRRGFEEDVGTKTTHYVMMDRSLAHTSKEDVPRDKGIKYVFLPCRRKDYNYINTVIGPPDPKRQLVADAKDLRILHPDFVRYIHRVWMKVRAFRPTTGGMMFMSALHAGCDSLDVYGMGYTRQYSDHYYDLTYIPFKAFLGSHDYRREIKLMKMLDDDGIINWYKRDVKEFL from the exons ATGA GTTGGGGACGCCTATACCAACGGTTCATTTGTGTATGCATCATATCAATTTTACTGTGCTTTTTCATCGTTTACCAGCTACAACCTAATCCGTCAGCAAACAG CAGTAACAAAGGAGAAGTGGATTCGTTACTTATACGTGAAATAGAGTACGACAGACCTCCGAAAGAAGACGTAAAAGAATACGATAGACCACCGAAAGAAGATGTCGCAGAATATGATAGACCTCCGAAAGAAGACGTCGTAGAATACGATAAACCACCGAAAGAAGATGTCGTGGAACACGATAAACCACCGAAAGAGGACGTCAATATCACCAGTAATCGGTCCAATCGAGAAAAACCCATTAAAAATAAACCAGAGCTTCTAAGACCTCAACAGTTTGGGAAAATGGTTCACTTTGCTACCAAcgattcaatgtttgatttcaggacaaaaatagattttaaaccAACA ACTTGTCCAAATTCCATCCAGAAAAAACTGCAACAAAGTAAATGGGCATCAGAGATGTTCCTGCCAAATATCACCATGGCGATGCATGAGGGCGCCATGTCTGAAGAGGAGTATAATCGACTGCATGCGTTCGGTATGCCGTTTGGGCTTAGCTTCCGAGATGACTTATTATACTCAG ATTTACAAGCAATCCTATCAAAGCTACCTCGTGTGGACAGTATATTAGACTTTTCTGGTAAAGAGAGACCATCATGCCTCAGCTGTGCCGTTGTAGGGAATGGCGGCATTCTGAACGGATCTAAGCTTGGCAAAGAAATAGACGAACATGATCTTGTCTTCCG GGTGAACCACGCCATCCGCAGGGGATTTGAGGAAGATGTCGGAACAAAGACAACACATTATGTAATGATGGACAGATCATTAGCCCACACCAGTAAAGAAGATGTCCCAcgagataag ggAATCAAATACGTCTTTTTACCGTGCCGAAGGAAAGACTATAACTATATTAACACTGTTATTGGACCACCGGACCCAAAACGACAACTGGTTGCAGATGCCAAAGATTTGAGAATTCTCCACCCTGATTTTGTTCGTTACATCCATAGAGT TTGGATGAAAGTGCGTGCCTTTCGACCAACGACCGGTGGCATGATGTTTATGTCGGCACTGCATGCTGGATGCGATTCGCTGGACGTATACGGTATGGGATACACTAGACAGTACTCGGATCATTACTACGACTTGACCTACATTCCATTTAAGGCATTCCTTGGTAGCCATGACTACAGACGAGAGATTAAACTTATGAAAATGTTAGATGATGATGGTATAATTAATTGGTATAAGCGAGACGTCAAGGAGTTTTTGTAA
- the LOC140059301 gene encoding uncharacterized protein, translated as MEFHERALSSLCYCCGKKFKIKDVKYTYEYNLDPNLKWLCGSCHVSALGGHNITPFNFKDHGDKCLACYLFSQQSRPGRRLKKCKFPENRSNTTGSFIPTHEHLLLNPQFKIFENYDNQVYECQICNNLLSIDSQQTPCQHFFCTFCINKLFKAVGRESIDCFNCSQIVSNKDLKPVPLIVEQSLKRVPLQCKQCKIQLVWSETPNHVCKTFKEQAFTKILSAVEEITCTAQTNEVWPKELKSMAHNIVRKDLMNNKKVSLMTRGRPINIVKQSECTTTVSVTSTEEKMDPQRCLAIMNACRINWSQQRALRRFCPGVLASERQMRICQEQIIGDHIVDSMEYMFVKRDGATSIGGLVLEEVAVVRLTKIKELIYDYLNKYDMSDELNFFKDGDIFLKFGGDKGGDTTKFEVQICSLPKPNALHNIIVILAFQAPDFIVNVEKGLKLVLDEVMDLDGNQWTSPKTKKTHNIRLFFFGDYDFLSKVYGLVGPNGKYSCIYCFCNQDDIRTNNVPQACRCLKTYNRDYKSFVDHGSDKKKSKTISHSVVRPYLVHIELNRVSIPALHISLGLFKKLYDMLEKDVHNLDVIIFNMRQDGDILTGDHLADFEKSISEAAAHRNATMIKIQSLEENLEDLRNELSVSLVTKQHNKIAEIAETGHRINLKEQEVKDLRSTMNQEIKFGTGPLCTKMDEVLRKNKIPRQQYHGKSFVGNHVYRACKFNIIEKLMDGVSMTLKQQIHHCPTNCKQLLETKLHKIQESFTPVFKTFTNVHECINHTRRITDSEIDQYETHIQLFSKEYRRIAPNVIQPKLHMLEHHTIPFMREWRVGVGLLAEQGGELIHSEFNRRKRAVYGLKSNLDQLMSIMKSHLTFISPDIQHEVTRPKCRKVEE; from the exons ATGGAGTTTCACGAAAGGGCATTGAGTTCCCTTTGCTACTGTTGcggaaaaaaatttaaaataaaagatgtaAAGTACACTTATGAATATAATTTGGATCCAAATCTTAAGTGGCTATGTGGAAGCTGTCACGTTAGCGCACTTGGTGGACACAACATAACACCATTTAATTTCAAAGACCATGGAGACAAATGCTTAGCCTGCTACTTATTCAGTCAACAATCAAGACCTGGTCGAAGGCTGAAGAAATGCAAGTTTCCCGAAAACAGAAGCAATACTACTGGCAGTTTTATTCCCACTCATGAGCACTTGCTACTAAATcctcaatttaaaatttttgaaaattacgaTAATCAAGTGTATGAATGTCAGATATGcaataatttgttgtcaattgACAGCCAGCAGACGCcttgtcaacattttttttgtacattttgcaTAAACAAATTGTTTAAGGCAGTAGGACGAGAATCAATTGATTGTTTTAACTGCAGCCAAATTGTCAGTAACAAAGATCTCAAACCAGTTCCACTTATTGTAGAACAATCGCTTAAACGAGTCCCTTTGCAAtgcaaacaatgtaaaattcaaTTAGTTTGGTCAGAAACCCCCAATCATGTTTGCAAAACGTTTAAAGAACAGGCATTCACCAAAATTTTAAGTGCAGTTGAAGAAATTACATGTACTGCCCAAACAAATGAGGTTTGGCCAAAAGAATTGAAAAGCATGGCACACAACATAGTACGGAAAGACCTTATGAATAATAAGAAAGTGTCACTTATGACTCGAGGACGG CCAATCAACATTGTTAAACAATCAGAGTGCACAACAACTGTTAGTGTTACCAGTACTGAAGAGAAAATGGACCCCCAAAGATGTTTGGCAATCATGAATGCCTGCCGCATAAATTGGAGCCAGCAACGAGCACTGCGgag attTTGCCCAGGAGTTTTGGCTTCTGAAAGGCAAATGCGCATTTGCCAAGAACAGATTATCGGTGATCACATAGTAGATTCTATGGAATACATGTTTGTCAAACGAGATGGAGCCACATCTATAGGAGGTCTTGTTTTGGAAGAGGTTGCAGTAGTCCGACTAACCAAAATCAAAGAACTAATCTATGACTACCTAAACAAATATGATAT gTCTGATGAATTGAACTTCTTCAAAGATGGAGACATATTTCTCAAGTTTGGAGGAGACAAGGGTGGTGATACCACTAAATTTGAAGTTCAAATTTGCAGTTTACCTAAACCCAATGCACTGCACAATATTATTGTCATTTTGGCATTCCAAGCACCAGATTTTATAGTTAATGTCGAAAAAGGCTTGAAACTGGTTCTTGATGAAGTCATGGATTTAGATGGAAACCAGTGGACCTCACCAAAGAccaaaaa AACTCACAATATCCGCCTATTCTTTTTTGGGGATTATGATTTTTTGTCAAAGGTATATGGACTTGTTGGCCCAAATG gaaagtacagttgcatctattgtttttgtaatcaagATGACATTAGAACCAACAATGTTCCTCAAGCCTGTAGATGTCTCAAGACCTACAATCGTGACTACAAGTCTTTTGTAGACCATGggagtgacaaaaaaaaaagcaaaacaatatCGCACAGCGTTGTTAGGCCATACCTGGTACACATCGAATTAAACAGG GTGTCAATACCAGCATTACACATTTCTCTTGGGTTGTTTAAGAAACTCTATGATATGCTGGAAAAAGACGTGCACAATCTTGATGTTATAATTTTTAACATGCGACAGGATGGTGACATCTTGACTG GTGATCATCTAGCAGACTTTGAGAAAAGCATATCAGAAGCTGCAGCGCATCGAAATGCTACAATGATTAAAATCCAGTCTTTAGAAGAGAATCTTGAGGATTTAAGAAACGAGCTCTCAGTGTCACTTGTGACAAAACAGCATAACAAGATTGCAGAGATTGCAGAGACTGGCCACAGAATAAATCTGAAAGAACAAGAGGTCAAAGACTTG cgaAGCACTATGAACCAAGAGATAAAATTTGGAACTGGACCTCTATGTACAAAAATGGACGAGGTGTTGAGGAAGAATAAAATTCCTCGACAGCAGTACCACGGAAAGAGTTTTGTGGGAAACCATGTATACAGAGCATGCAAA ttcaaCATCATAGAAAAGCTCATGGATGGTGTCTCAATGACTTTAAAGCAACAGATACATCACTGTCCTACAAACTGTAAGCAACTGCTTGAAACAAAATTGCACAAGATACAGGAATCATTTACACCTGTATTCAAAACCTTTACTAATGTCCATGAATGCATAAACCATACGAGGCGCATCACTGATTCAGAAATAGATCAATATG AAACCCACATACAACTGTTCTCCAAAGAATACAGACGCATCGCTCCAAATGTGATTCAACCAAAATTGCACATGTTGGAGCACCACACAATACCGTTCATGAGAGAATGGAGAGTAGGAGTTGGACTCTTAGCTGAGCAAGGCGGCGAATTAATCCACTCAGAATTTAATCGCCGGAAAAGGGCGGTATATGGATTAAAGAGCAACCTTGACCAGCTTATGTCAATCATGAAGTCACATCTGACTTTTATTTCACCCGATATCCAGCATGAGGTGACTAGGCCCAAGTGCAGAAAAGTTGAGGAATAG